The Limanda limanda chromosome 13, fLimLim1.1, whole genome shotgun sequence genome has a window encoding:
- the prtfdc1b gene encoding phosphoribosyltransferase domain-containing protein 1b gives MADLPVQSEGGSGGIVISDDWPGYSLDLFSYPAHYSGDLDCVIIPHGVIMDRTERLARNIMDDLGDHDTVVLCVLKGGYQFCADLVDRITALSRNSNRSIPMRVHFIRLKSYLNDQSTEDLHIVGAEDLSFLAGKNVLIVEAIVGTGKTMKTLLEHVEGFRPKLIKVAGLLVKRMPFHSACLPDYVGFEIPNRFVVGYALDYNEYFRDLNHICVISESAKMKYKI, from the exons ATGGCAGACCTCCCTGTCCAATCCGAGGGAGGAAGCGGCGGGATCGTG attAGCGATGACTGGCCAGGCTACAGTTTAGACCTGTTCAGCTATCCGGCTCACTACTCCGGGGATTTAGACTGTGTCATCATTCCACATGGCGTCATTATGGACAG GACAGAGCGCCTCGCTCGAAACATCATGGACGACCTGGGAGACCATGACACTGTGGTGCTGTGTGTGCTCAAAGGAGGCTACCAGTTCTGTGCTGACCTGGTGGACAGGATCACGGCCCTCAGCCGCAACTCCAACCGCTCAATCCCAATGAGGGTCCACTTCATCCGACTCAAGAGCTACCTG AACGACCAGTCAACAGAGGATCTTCACATAGTTGGAGCAGAGGACTTGTCTTTTTTAGCTGGAAAG AACGTACTGATTGTGGAG GCTATTGTTGGCACCGGAAAGACAATGAAAACTCTCCTGGAGCACGTTGAAGGCTTCAGGCCCAAATTGATCAAAGTAGCAGG ATTGCTTGTGAAGAGAATGCCCTTCCACTCAGCATGTCTCCCTGACT ATGTCGGCTTCGAGATTCCCAATCGTTTCGTGGTCGGCTATGCCTTAGACTACAATGAGTATTTCAGAGACCTCAAT CATATCTGCGTGATCAGCGAAAGTGCGAAGATGAAATACAAGATTTGA